Proteins co-encoded in one Halorussus vallis genomic window:
- a CDS encoding restriction endonuclease — protein sequence MDRSTFGEFVAALWEQQGWQTQVKRDGQKVFVAVQRPQTGEEGLLWAIPAGEDEIGGKQVQQFAKLGQQYEVEESAIVTAGTVSEHARKAASSTGVELLDGEGVATLVRQRGLEDLVRKFEGDATDGDGDSDAGASGDASPLAPAKAVVGRVASAVGGADGLPVSGTVAVAVVVVAAVLAAGVLFGPSLPIPFLGGGDDAGAAGPVSAAPAPNGSATLHVGWDAKVVDTIDPNESDEVAYYPPEGERFVVVYLNVTHVGDEELELRQRDFKLQSGNETHGFRPLAGTDGFFDHPMGPGRNYKGWTAFTVPKGTTGTLVYDGNASVAVEFEREPDLDEKISLKVRG from the coding sequence ATGGATCGGTCAACGTTCGGTGAGTTCGTCGCGGCCCTCTGGGAGCAACAGGGCTGGCAGACGCAGGTCAAGCGCGACGGCCAGAAGGTGTTCGTCGCGGTCCAGCGCCCGCAGACGGGCGAGGAGGGTCTGCTGTGGGCGATTCCGGCGGGCGAGGACGAGATCGGCGGCAAGCAGGTCCAGCAGTTCGCGAAACTCGGCCAACAGTACGAGGTCGAGGAGTCGGCCATCGTGACCGCCGGCACCGTCTCCGAACACGCCCGCAAGGCGGCCTCCTCCACCGGCGTCGAACTCCTCGACGGGGAGGGCGTCGCGACGCTCGTCCGACAGCGGGGCCTCGAAGACCTCGTGCGGAAGTTCGAGGGTGACGCGACCGACGGCGACGGAGACTCAGACGCCGGGGCGAGCGGCGACGCGTCGCCGCTCGCCCCGGCGAAAGCCGTCGTCGGTCGCGTCGCGAGCGCCGTCGGAGGCGCCGACGGTCTGCCGGTTTCGGGGACCGTCGCGGTGGCCGTGGTGGTCGTCGCGGCCGTCCTCGCGGCGGGCGTGCTCTTCGGTCCGTCGCTGCCGATTCCGTTCCTCGGCGGCGGAGACGACGCCGGCGCGGCCGGTCCTGTCTCGGCCGCGCCGGCGCCGAACGGGAGCGCCACACTCCACGTCGGATGGGACGCGAAGGTCGTGGACACGATCGACCCGAACGAGAGCGACGAGGTCGCCTACTACCCGCCGGAGGGCGAGCGGTTCGTCGTCGTCTACCTGAACGTCACCCACGTCGGCGACGAGGAACTGGAACTCCGCCAGCGAGACTTCAAACTCCAAAGCGGGAACGAAACCCACGGCTTCCGGCCGCTGGCCGGGACCGACGGCTTCTTCGACCACCCGATGGGACCGGGCCGCAACTACAAGGGCTGGACCGCCTTCACGGTCCCGAAGGGGACGACGGGGACGCTCGTCTACGACGGCAACGCGAGCGTCGCCGTGGAGTTCGAGCGCGAACCCGACCTGGACGAGAAGATCTCGCTGAAAGTCCGGGGCTGA